The Apium graveolens cultivar Ventura chromosome 3, ASM990537v1, whole genome shotgun sequence sequence TGGAAATAAATTGAACATGTCCCTGAAGTGACAAGTGTTCCAGAAAAGCATCCaaatattttgaaatatttaaatatgatatttGATATTGTTTAAGTACTAAATTTGATCTATCCCTGAATTGTAGATTAAGGGACCATCTAGCATTAACAGTTAGGAGTTGTCCCGcatcatttgtgggaggggcagtttgctagaatataagcagccagaaaACTCCACTAGAATGAGGCCTTTTAGGATGTGCCCAAAATCAAATCCGTGTGGGCTCGACCCAAAGCGGACAATACCATgctaatgtggagttaggcctgctcagcaagcccaacaagtgatatcagagttTCAGATTAtaaacggtccataacaatctcagatgAGCTCCAAAAGTGACTTAGGAAGAGGCAGATGGACTTACCCCAGAATGAGCTCAAGTAAAAGGCATAAGGGCCTTCTAATATGGGTctagggggagcagatagccagatggactttcagtatggATCGAGGGGGAGCCCGGTCACACTGAAGGAGGCAGAATTGACAGGTGTCGGatccgatgtgtgaagggggtGATTGTTAAgagttgtcccacatcatttgtgggaggggcagtttgctagaatattagtagccagataactccaattagtatgaggcaTTTTGAGAGGTGACTAAAATATCATACTTGTGGAGTTAGGTCTGTTGAGAAAGCCCAACATTAATTGTATTGGAACAATTAAAGTTGGTATCCCAAATACTAAAGAAGTAGTGCAAGTGtcctaattttttttattaaataatgtgaattattaaattttattttgtaaACACACATGTATGAACACGAATCctatattattgttaatattagAAATGTTACTGATCATGCTCATTTTACATCagaattagaaaaaaaataagaCATTTTTTGGAACCCATAGAAAAAAATAAGTCTAATGCACAAATCCAGCTTTACCTATAAATGATTGGAAACTATGGATGTCCAATTATGAGATGTGTTCTTAGATGATTTTAATTGTATGGATGGACTAAATTTGATGATACAAAATAAATTTAAAGTCAAAAAATGGGTACCAATTTAGTCTACAATTGAGCAACATCGAGAGGTTCCACTAATACACGGAGAAATGAAAAACATTTAAATTCCATTACAACAAAAGATTGACAAATTTTCCGTATAAACAAACTGCTTTAACAGGACTTCACACCTAAGAAGAAGCTACCACCTTGTTTTCTCATTGCTAGCCACAGAAAAGCTCTTTAACATGGTAATGCATTTCTTTACCAAGTAATAGCCTACTACTTACATGCATGCAtatttatattcatatatacGGGAGTTGTTCCCCGGCCATCGTTAGATGGGATACAGCTGCCGCAATATTTCATTGCGGTAGTACTCACATGCCGTAATAAAATATTGCGAAAGcctgcaatgaaacattgcggatGGTGTATTCCAACTAAGTTGGTTGGGGATAatttgcctatatatatatatatatatatatatatatatatatatatatatatatatatatcgaatcaGGTACTAAAAATTGTTATAAAATGACGGATATGTGTTTTACGAAATATTTTTATTAGTAATATCGATGTTAATGCATGTTGGTTCATTGAAACAGGGGTGGGACTCCTGACCCCCACACTCGAGGGCCCCAAAAATTTCTAATTTCTTCAGATAAATGTATATGAATTttcatgatatatatatattagggtCTCATAAATTGATTTCGACTAGGGCCCCTCGAACCTTATGGTCCGCTCTGCATTGAAACATAGTCAATCAGCTAACAGGTGTCATTTTGTAAAAGAAAATTGTACTCAATTTGGGGTACGTAGCATTTCTCttgatttatataatttttttaggtTTTATTTTTTCAACTCATTCAGTGACATTGATAGGTTCCAATAATAGACtacatataaataatatatattttgatTCCATTACAAAAAAAGTGGACAACTTTTCCTATATAAACAAACTACTGCAATAGTATTCCATACCAACAAAAAACCGCTACTTATAGTTTCTCATTGCTCTATCCATTGAAACCCTCTTCAAAGATGGTAATGCATTTCTTCATCAATAGCCTACTAATTTGCATGcattatgcatatatatatatatagataaataGATTATTTCATGTGTTTATATATGTTTTTTCTAATTCTAAGACAAATGTTTGCTGCATTATGATCAGACCAACTCTGGAGAGATCGAACCGAAACATAAACAGGGAATGGAACGCGGAGGACTGAGAGCTACTCTCTTTGTGTTTGGTATTCTTCTACCGACTTGAGATTTTAGAGTAACCGGTTATTTAACAACGAAAAATGTCTATGATTTTTTATGGAGCTGATTGAATTTAATGTCTGGTATCTGCAGTGACGACGACGCTTGAGAGCATAATATTTGTTGGGAACGCAGTGAGCTTGTTTGTTTACTTTTACGGAACCATGAACTTCAGCTTGACAAGATCAGCAACGATGCTTACCAATTACATGGGGTCTGCATACATCTTTTCATTGTTGGGAGGTTTTATTTGTGATACTTTCTTGTTAAGATTCACAACCTGTGTCCTGTTTGGATCAATACAAGTCGTGGTATGTACCCGCAACTTATTTAACTAAAGATATCTCGTTTACTTACTATATACGTGCAAGAGTAATGCTAGAGGTACCAAATTTGATAccaaaaactgttacaaaatgAAATGTCACTGGTAATGTAGCGTTATGGAATGTTTATAATGGTGGTATTTGTGTGAATACACGTGCCTCTATTGACATATAGTCAATCACCACCTGACACTGACATTTTGTATATTGTTTTTGACCAATTTGGTACCTCTGACATTTTTTAGACGTGTAATATTGTTTAACTAACTAAGGATTGAAATGAAAATGAAAGCTAACTTGATTCATGTTTGAACTGAATAAACTGCAGGGCTATGTAATTCTAACCATACAGGCATTTACCGATCACTTAAAACCTGCTCCCTGCAAGGATATCACCCTTCTCCTAATGAATAAATGCGAGAAATCAGATGATGGGCAAGTGTTTATGCTCTACACAGGCCTTTATTTAGTTGCATTGGGGGTAGGTGGGATTAAAGCTGCAGTCCCTTCACTGGGAGCTGATCAATACGACGAGAAAGATCCCGAGGAGGCGATGTACATTCCTACGTACTTCAACTGGTATTTTTTCTCGTTTGTTTGCGGGGCTGTAGTTGGTACCACATTCTTGGTCTGGGTAAATACATATCGAGGCTGGGACTGGGGGTTTCTGGTGTCCACCTTAACCATGCTGGCTGCGGTTTTGTTCCTCTGCACCGGAGTTGCCTTCTTTAGGCACAGTCCCCCGAAAGGAAGCCCGCTCACTCGAATAGCACAGGTATAAATATAGAAGAGCTTGATCATATTTGTGTTTTTATGTAACTTGCTTAGACTAATCTGTTCTCAATGCAGGTTTTCGTGGCTGCATTTAAAAATCGACATCTTGAACGTCCAGAAACTGCAGAGGGATACTACGAAATTACTGATAATAAAGACGGAAATGAAACTGAGATTCTCAAGAATACAAATCAGTTCAAGTACTAGTTTATCCTTAATTTTTCATTATTATCGATCAGCTTGCTGACGTAAACTATATATTGTTGTTACTGATTAGCTATGGCAATCCAACTACAGATTCTTGGATCGTGCTGCAATAATTAGGACAGCTGATTCGTCTAATAGCGGACCCTGGTCAATTTGTACAATGACACAAGTTGAGGAAACGAAAATAGTTGTGCGAATGCTCCCAATTATAGGGAGCACCATATTCCTCAACACTTGTTTGGCTCAGCTCCAAACTTTTACAGTCCAACAAGCTAATACCCTAGACAGGAATGTCATCGGGATTCACGTCCCGAGCTCTTCCATTCCTGTCATACCACTCGGTCTCATGGTGTTTGCAGTACCAATATATGACCGTTTTTGTGTTCCAGCACTAAGAAAGCTGACAGGAATTCCTACAGGAATCCGACAACTGCAACGTATTGGAGTTGGCCTCGTTTTAGCAACTATTTCCATGCTAATAGGCGGGTATGTAGAGACAAGACGCAAGCGTGTTGCTGTCCATCATAACATGGTGGACTCCCCAAACCCCCTGCCAATGAATGTGATGTGGTTAGGCTTCCAATACGGAGTCTTTGGAATGGCTGACATGTTTACAATGGTTGGCCTACTAGACTTCTTCTACTCTGAGAGTTCAGCTGGAATGAAGTCATTAGGCATCGCCTTCACGTGGCTGTCATCGTCTATTGGATACTATTTAAGCACCGTGATAGTGAACATTGTGGATGATTTGAGTGGTGGATGGTTTAAAAGCAATAACTTGAACAGGGATAAACTGAATTACTACTATTACTTGTTTGCAGGTCTGAGTACTCTAAATTTCGGGTTTTATCTGCTGTGTTCATCTTGGTACCGGTACAAGGATGTTGAAGTGAAGGAAATAGAGGGTGAGAGTAAAGTCGAAATGGGGAGTGTATAAGCTGTTGAGGCCAAACTATTATTTAAAATTCTCTTTGGAAGATTCATGTTCTTACTTTGTACTTAATTTGATTCTATAAGGATGACTTGTTTTTCTAAATTCTTACTGATGTTCATTTTATCAGTCGAGTAATATTACTGGTAAGTTTTCTCAGTGCCTCAGAATGCCTCAATGCTCGGTAGGGCTGTAATTCAGCTCGCGAGCTCGCCCGGCTCGAACTCGTTAAAGTGGCCTCGACTCGGCTCGTTTAACTAACGAGCCGAGTTTGGGCAGAGGTTCCGGCTCGTTTAATTACTCGGGTAGAGGTTTAGACTCGATTAAGTGTAAAATTAAACGAGCCGGCTCGCCCGACTCATTAAAACCAgctcgtttagttaaacgagccTGCTCGACccgactcgtgaaattaaacgagtcAAGTTCGGGCAGAGGTTAAGACTCGTCTCGATTAATCTCGGCTCGAATTATGCTCGGCTCGAAACTCCGCTTGCTCGGCCCGAATTACAGCCCTAATGCTCGGTAGAGTAGTCGTTTTTTTAACTAAATGAAAATGACACAGATATACATAATGCGCCTTTGCCTTTGAGTTCTGCTATTCATCAGGATCAGGATAGAAATCGCTACAATTTGTTTAACGCGATTCAACTGAAACAGTGTCAGATTGATTTTCAACTGAAACAGTGTCAGATTGATTTTATGAGCACGGAGATTTTAGTTCCAATGTACTTGCCTCCTCTGCAACCAACAGCCTCTCAATCTCTATTTTCTGTCTAAGAAAAACATTGCACCCCCCTTCTCCTTTGCTTCCTGCAGGCTGCATTTCATCACAGGCTTTTCATATGACACAATCGCGGATCCTGTTTAACCGGATATCCGAATATTGACATTTTCTCCTAAGGCCgctaatattttatttttactttgTTTTGCACCGAACAGAAATTGTTATATTTTGACCTTAATCCTTCGGCAAACTGATCAGTTTAAGTTGATTCTGTCCGGTAACAAAGTCAAAAGTTAGCAACTAGTCAATATTGAAGCTGATGAAGTTTGACTAGTTATATGATGATTGGGCAATAATGTATCGGATCTTCTTCTACGCGGTATACGAATTGTCAGGTATCAGACGACAAAAAAAGGTGTGATATTAACcgatttttattattattatactcCCTCTATCCTTCCATTTGTTTAtactttcctttttgggatgttccttccaattgtttacatttcaaaattttccaaaaatagtaaagtttttataatttttaaattaactacatccactactttcctccactatacccactttatacatataatattaatcggtcccactactttactcattttttcaacttttctccactactttatcatttttcttaaactccgcgcctcacccaaatgtaaacatttgggagggacggagggagtaatatttAACGAAATTTAATGTTAAAAATTCAAGACTAAATCAAAAAcacttttcttttttctttttgtgCTGGAGAGGGGGCAAACGAGAATAAATAACTAACTAAAAACTATTCTGAGTACAAGACATTTTTGACTAAGTTTTCACGAAAAATATAACGAAAAAATGACAAATATAGTTTCtttttagatttttttaataaaattagcCATTTTAAAAAAGTTGGTCAATTCTGGCCGATTTATTACCCATTTACCAATTGCTTAATCCATTCTACAGGAAAGAGAAAAAGAATAGTAAAAAAGTTGGAAAATATGACATCATGTGTCAGATTGGTGGTGTAATAGAAGTAATAGAAGTAATATTACGCATTTCGTAAATGCCTATTAAAGTATATTACGCATTCAAGGAATGCTTATATAGAATTTTATTCCGTCCCCATTTGCGTATTCAGTAAAAATTTATCGGAGTAATACATATTACTCTGATAACGAATGCGTATTATGTATTACCTTACTCTCAAATACGTATCCCGTCTGCTAAAATTGATCAACTTTTTGAAACCGGTTATTTTtgttattattttatataaaatggGATATTTTTGTCACTCGCCCGAATATGACTCAGGTCTTGAGGCGGCACTTAAATCATTTATATCCTTATAGTTTGAATAACTTTTCGAATCACCATCGCCAACTAATTTGTTGTTCTATTTTCTTCTTTATAGCAGTGAAAAAAACTAATCGTTATTTTTGATCGATTCTCGACAAAGATGAACAATATAAACAATATAATCATTTGGTGTTCCGAGGAATGTGAGTTTCGAGATTGTTTCTTAGTTATACAAATTTGCAAAAACGCGTCGAGGTTGCACTTAGTCTAATCGAACAGCACAGAACCCGTATTTTTGTCCAAAAAATTTGAAAAAtcctatttttataaataaaaattaaaaacatgcttttacaaaaaaataaataattatggTATAAAAATCTTTTTGAACTCGGATATTTTCATAAAAACTCTAAAAATTATATGTATATCATATTTGGGCATTTTTGTTAAATTATCAAATTTGTATTGAAATGAAACTTCTGCAGACATGCCAGGGCACCGATGTAAATTCCCCGAAAATCAAGATCCCATACGACACTAACAGCAAAGCCGCCAGCAATAAAAGTCGTCAACCTGTTCTCAAAAGTCGTTACATTTTTTTTCGATCACAagtttcacaaaaataaaatcTCCGTTAATCCCTGAGCGCCAAGCGCATCAGGGCAAATCAATCCAGGGCTTTTCGAGAACTCCAAACTGTTAAATTACTTGATCACTTTTTACAAGTTTGCAGTTATGGCTCTACGTGTTACTCTCACTTTTTCCGGACATGTTGCTCACAATTTAGTTTCATCGGCAGCCACTAAGGCTGGTGGCTGCCGATTGTTGCATGACTACCTGACTCAGGCGCTTTTGCGTCCGAGTCTTGATAGTCAGTTTTTGACTCAGCCGAACGATCATCGTTCGGCTTTTGTTTCTCTTGCTGGAGAATTAT is a genomic window containing:
- the LOC141711445 gene encoding protein NRT1/ PTR FAMILY 4.5-like; this translates as MTNSGEIEPKHKQGMERGGLRATLFVFVTTTLESIIFVGNAVSLFVYFYGTMNFSLTRSATMLTNYMGSAYIFSLLGGFICDTFLLRFTTCVLFGSIQVVGYVILTIQAFTDHLKPAPCKDITLLLMNKCEKSDDGQVFMLYTGLYLVALGVGGIKAAVPSLGADQYDEKDPEEAMYIPTYFNWYFFSFVCGAVVGTTFLVWVNTYRGWDWGFLVSTLTMLAAVLFLCTGVAFFRHSPPKGSPLTRIAQVFVAAFKNRHLERPETAEGYYEITDNKDGNETEILKNTNQFKFLDRAAIIRTADSSNSGPWSICTMTQVEETKIVVRMLPIIGSTIFLNTCLAQLQTFTVQQANTLDRNVIGIHVPSSSIPVIPLGLMVFAVPIYDRFCVPALRKLTGIPTGIRQLQRIGVGLVLATISMLIGGYVETRRKRVAVHHNMVDSPNPLPMNVMWLGFQYGVFGMADMFTMVGLLDFFYSESSAGMKSLGIAFTWLSSSIGYYLSTVIVNIVDDLSGGWFKSNNLNRDKLNYYYYLFAGLSTLNFGFYLLCSSWYRYKDVEVKEIEGESKVEMGSV